A genomic region of Metopolophium dirhodum isolate CAU chromosome 1, ASM1992520v1, whole genome shotgun sequence contains the following coding sequences:
- the LOC132934492 gene encoding protein kinase C-binding protein NELL1-like isoform X2 yields MLYTCSRVQWRRRPTTVVAAVLLALAVLTPRISTAQKLLQTPTKGGLTPSASSPSQNNINYFAVNEANSPLAILDLLEATMQIYHNYQHHYSGSNKSDTTGFTLGVLLVAVSEDEFSHPDVFPPNRLRPAYSMQGALRQLKVPDIIYKRAIQLLRGADELTIAAVVRQERANTGSIVSFSLDSNRYLELESSGRKDEVRLHYVSQSSRRVHTEVFAYSLADGHWHAVAVTLSGTQARLFIDCRLVYTRTLVAGPADTSFIGSPDLYVGQRNRGVHSIFKGLLQDVRLIRGADGQRVQCPNLDTSCPTCGQFIAMQKTMENLNKIVHLLSIKLEAAEMRIAELETCECRKPCVQFDERSNNTVMKVDGSVWQHECQTCTCLRGQVECSPVRCPLVDCKFPIRKPGECCDTCQKPCRAKGDIVFEHGDTINLEPCLTCICLNGVVKCDKVDAQTQCPVLECDISEQFSVPDQCCKFCPGVDYCARGGRDSCHPNATCINLKTTHKCACAVGYAGTGLQCDDVDECSSVGGPNGHHCDVNTTICVNTPGSYSCKCNAGYARLNRFECVDVDECSSAEPPCHVHAACANSPGSYSCKCADGYEGDGYTCRPVCQQKCLNGGVCTRPDVCSCPNAFEGPACELDVDECTTGAHGCLGPSSRCVNMAGWYYCACSPGYQNVIMYPASADIATTATSDLNAMESAWSPSLGTMCQDIDECATNNHTCHPTATCVNTVGSYECKCPTTHANAGNISSKCKSSCLYKDGSNAVTEVNDGAWFSKDCTNCTCTSGRLRCSRIECDCTNNDHVQSICCAHCNAQASCVHQELTNVRFRSGQQWIYQCQTCECLMGQVDCWPMQCPPMLPAGVGSCSDSTAATFAEYNNPVADCCAPRCDTKAVALGSSAATTTTAMTAADPCLQQQLQLQPLDDYRHRGGEVNDEDDGDDNDDGDSNHSKNTDDGNRNNSNNTTPSPLGQPCFYGGRAYQSGARWDDPVDMCTSCDCKVPPYCAQSVSNIACCVHRTEYYVVLTTCTTAIIVLLPVHQINHQLQTSTIMCLLISLITFLTKIPVVNLPIRNYSQMLLNGVFGVEDKQKWLTMMTVTLGTLSMLLLLNIVIITIIALTKKTGGGGKQDGEKEEGLKIRVAVGTKLIVLVVKNILTVIISLSIILALIVKMKTIILIIITITTTIELL; encoded by the exons caTCATCACCTTCCCAAaacaatatcaattatttcGCCGTAAACGAAGCTAATTCGCCGTTGGCCATTTTGGATTTACTGGAAGCTACTATGCAAATATACCATAATTATCAACATCATTACAGCGGTAGTAATAAAAGTGATACTACTGGTTTTACACTGGGAGTCCTACTCGTGGCTGTATCAGAAGATGAATTTTCTCATCCCGATGTTTTTCCTCCCAACCGGTTAAGACCAGCATATAGCATGCAAG gtGCGTTGAGACAATTAAAAGTTCCTGACATTATTTACAAACGtgcaattcaattattacgagGTGCGGACGAGTTAACTATAGCGGCAGTAGTACGGCAAGAACGTGCTAACACTGGATCTATAGTATCATTTTCCCTCGACTCCAACAG ATACTTGGAATTAGAATCAAGTGGACGTAAGGACGAGGTGAGGTTGCACTATGTTTCACAGAGTAGCCGTCGTGTTCATACCGAAGTGTTTGCGTACTCCCTGGCTGATGGCCATTGGCATGCTGTGGCCGTAACACTGAGCGGTACCCAAGCACGCCTGTTCATAGACTGCCGTCTAGTATACACGCGAACTTTGGTCGCTGGACCGGCTGACACCAGTTTTATAGGATCGCCGGATCTGTACGTAGGCCAACGCAACAGAGGAgtacattcaattttcaag GGGCTTTTACAAGACGTCCGGTTGATCAGAGGGGCAGACGGGCAGCGTGTGCAATGCCCTAATCTGGACACGTCATGTCCAACGTGCGGTCAATTCATCGCCATGCAAAAAACGATGGAAAACCTGAACAAAATTGTGCATCTGTTGAGTATAAAG CTCGAGGCAGCCGAAATGAGAATCGCCGAATTAGAAACTTGTGAATGTCGCAAACCATGTGTACAGTTTGATGAACGAAGTAATAACACAGTAATGAAAGTTGATGGATCAGTGTGGCAACACGAATGCCAAACGTGTACATGTTTG CGCGGTCAAGTAGAATGTTCACCGGTTAGATGCCCCCTAGTCGATTGCAAGTTTCCAATACGAAAACCTGGTGAATGTTGCGACACTTGTCAAA AACCATGCCGAGCCAAAGGTGATATTGTATTCGAACACGGTGACACAATAAATTTGGAACCATGCTTAACCTGCATTTGTCTCAATGGAGTTGTTAAGTGTGACAAAGTAGATGCACAAACTCAATGTCCAGTCTTAGAATGTGACATATCTGAACAATTTTCCGTACCAGATCAGTGTTGTAAATTTTGTCCAG GCGTCGATTATTGTGCACGAGGTGGACGTGACTCGTGTCATCCGAACGCTACTTGTATCAATCTAAAAACCACACACAAGTGTGCGTGCGCTGTTGGGTACGCTGGTACCGGTTTACAGTGTGATG ATGTGGACGAATGCTCGAGCGTCGGCGGACCAAATGGACACCACTGCGACGTGAACACGACTATTTGCGTGAACACCCCCGGATCGTACTCGTGCAAGTGCAACGCCGGGTACGCGCGTCTCAACAGGTTCGAATGTGTGGACGTCGACGAGTGCAGCAGCGCGGAACCGCCGTGTCACGTACACGCCGCTTGTGCCAACTCGCCGGGCAGCTACAGCTGCAAGTGCGCGGACGGCTACGAAGGGGATGGGTATACTTGCAGAC CTGTGTGCCAGCAAAAGTGTTTGAACGGCGGTGTGTGCACGCGGCCAGACGTGTGCTCGTGCCCGAACGCGTTCGAGGGGCCTGCTTGCGAGCTGGACGTGGATGAGTGTACCACAGGGGCGCACGGATGTCTAGGCCCCTCGTCCAGGTGCGTCAATATGGCTGGATGGTATTACTGTGCGTGTAGCCCGGGGTACCAAAACGTGATCATGTATCCGGCTTCGGCTGACATCGCCACCACAGCTACTAGTGACTTGAATGCAATGGAATCGGCCTGGTCGCCTTCGTTGGGCACAATGTGTCAAG ATATCGACGAATGCGCGACTAATAACCATACGTGTCATCCGACGGCTACATGTGTGAACACCGTAGGATCATATGAATGCAAATGCCCTACGACCCATGCCAATGCCGGTAACATCTCTTCGAAATGTAAATCGA GTTGTTTGTATAAGGACGGCAGTAACGCAGTGACGGAAGTGAATGACGGCGCCTGGTTCTCAAAAGATTGCACTAACTGCACGTGCACAAGTGGACGTTTACGTTGCTCACGAATTGAATGCGATTGCACAAACAATGACCATGTACAATCGATTTGTTGCGCTCATTGTAACGCACAAGCGTCATGCGTTCATCAGGAATTGACGAACGTGAGGTTCCGCAGTGGCCAACAATGGATATACCAGTGTCAGACATGCGAGTGTTTA ATGGGCCAAGTGGATTGCTGGCCAATGCAGTGTCCACCGATGCTGCCTGCGGGCGTGGGCAGTTGTAGCGACTCGACGGCAGCCACGTTTGCTGAATATAACAACCCGGTGGCCGATTGTTGCGCACCGAGATGCGATACCAAAGCCGTCGCGTTGGGTTCATCGGCAGCGACCACCACGACAGCGATGACCGCTGCTGATCCGTGTCTACAGCAGCAGCTACAGCTACAGCCACTTGATGATTACCGGCACCGCGGCGGTGAAGTAAACGACGAAGACGACGGCGACGATAACGACGACGGCGACAGCAACCACAGCAAAAACACCGACGACGGCAACAGAAATAACAGCAATAACACTACGCCGTCGCCCTTGGGCCAACCGTGTTTTTACGGCGGACGCGCCTATCAGTCGGGAGCCCGTTGGGACGATCCGGTGGATATGTGCACGTCGTGCGATTGCAAG GTGCCGCCGTACTGCGCCCAATCGGTGAGCAATATCGCGTGTTGTGTGCATCG gacGGAGTACTATGTTGTTCTTACAACGTGCACCACTGCAATAATAGTGCTATTGCCGGTGCATCAAATCAATCATCAACTACAGACGTCAACTATAATGTGTCTACTGATCAGCCTCATCACATTTCTAACGAAAATACCAGTAGTCAATCTACCGATACGAAATTACAGCCAGATGTTGTTAAACGGAGTCTTCGGCGTCGAAGACAAGCAAAAATGGTTAACAATGATGACAGTAACATTAGGGACACTGTCAATGTTACTTCTTttgaatatagtaataataacaataatagcttTAACAAAAAAGACTGGTGGTGGAGGAAAACAAGACGGCGAAAAAGAAGAAGGACTCAAAATACGAGTAGCCGTCGGAACCAAATTAATAGTGTTAGtagtgaaaaacattttaacagtaataataagtttatcaataattttggcattaatagtaaaaatgaagacaataatattaataataataacgataaccACCACGATAGAATTGTTGTAA
- the LOC132934492 gene encoding protein kinase C-binding protein NELL1-like isoform X5 — protein sequence MLYTCSRVQWRRRPTTVVAAVLLALAVLTPRISTAQKLLQTPTKGGLTPSVASSPSQNNINYFAVNEANSPLAILDLLEATMQIYHNYQHHYSGSNKSDTTGFTLGVLLVAVSEDEFSHPDVFPPNRLRPAYSMQGALRQLKVPDIIYKRAIQLLRGADELTIAAVVRQERANTGSIVSFSLDSNRYLELESSGRKDEVRLHYVSQSSRRVHTEVFAYSLADGHWHAVAVTLSGTQARLFIDCRLVYTRTLVAGPADTSFIGSPDLYVGQRNRGVHSIFKGLLQDVRLIRGADGQRVQCPNLDTSCPTCGQFIAMQKTMENLNKIVHLLSIKLEAAEMRIAELETCECRKPCVQFDERSNNTVMKVDGSVWQHECQTCTCLRGQVECSPVRCPLVDCKFPIRKPGECCDTCQKPCRAKGDIVFEHGDTINLEPCLTCICLNGVVKCDKVDAQTQCPVLECDISEQFSVPDQCCKFCPDVDECSSVGGPNGHHCDVNTTICVNTPGSYSCKCNAGYARLNRFECVDVDECSSAEPPCHVHAACANSPGSYSCKCADGYEGDGYTCRPVCQQKCLNGGVCTRPDVCSCPNAFEGPACELDVDECTTGAHGCLGPSSRCVNMAGWYYCACSPGYQNVIMYPASADIATTATSDLNAMESAWSPSLGTMCQDIDECATNNHTCHPTATCVNTVGSYECKCPTTHANAGNISSKCKSSCLYKDGSNAVTEVNDGAWFSKDCTNCTCTSGRLRCSRIECDCTNNDHVQSICCAHCNAQASCVHQELTNVRFRSGQQWIYQCQTCECLMGQVDCWPMQCPPMLPAGVGSCSDSTAATFAEYNNPVADCCAPRCDTKAVALGSSAATTTTAMTAADPCLQQQLQLQPLDDYRHRGGEVNDEDDGDDNDDGDSNHSKNTDDGNRNNSNNTTPSPLGQPCFYGGRAYQSGARWDDPVDMCTSCDCKVPPYCAQSVSNIACCVHRTEYYVVLTTCTTAIIVLLPVHQINHQLQTSTIMCLLISLITFLTKIPVVNLPIRNYSQMLLNGVFGVEDKQKWLTMMTVTLGTLSMLLLLNIVIITIIALTKKTGGGGKQDGEKEEGLKIRVAVGTKLIVLVVKNILTVIISLSIILALIVKMKTIILIIITITTTIELL from the exons tagcaTCATCACCTTCCCAAaacaatatcaattatttcGCCGTAAACGAAGCTAATTCGCCGTTGGCCATTTTGGATTTACTGGAAGCTACTATGCAAATATACCATAATTATCAACATCATTACAGCGGTAGTAATAAAAGTGATACTACTGGTTTTACACTGGGAGTCCTACTCGTGGCTGTATCAGAAGATGAATTTTCTCATCCCGATGTTTTTCCTCCCAACCGGTTAAGACCAGCATATAGCATGCAAG gtGCGTTGAGACAATTAAAAGTTCCTGACATTATTTACAAACGtgcaattcaattattacgagGTGCGGACGAGTTAACTATAGCGGCAGTAGTACGGCAAGAACGTGCTAACACTGGATCTATAGTATCATTTTCCCTCGACTCCAACAG ATACTTGGAATTAGAATCAAGTGGACGTAAGGACGAGGTGAGGTTGCACTATGTTTCACAGAGTAGCCGTCGTGTTCATACCGAAGTGTTTGCGTACTCCCTGGCTGATGGCCATTGGCATGCTGTGGCCGTAACACTGAGCGGTACCCAAGCACGCCTGTTCATAGACTGCCGTCTAGTATACACGCGAACTTTGGTCGCTGGACCGGCTGACACCAGTTTTATAGGATCGCCGGATCTGTACGTAGGCCAACGCAACAGAGGAgtacattcaattttcaag GGGCTTTTACAAGACGTCCGGTTGATCAGAGGGGCAGACGGGCAGCGTGTGCAATGCCCTAATCTGGACACGTCATGTCCAACGTGCGGTCAATTCATCGCCATGCAAAAAACGATGGAAAACCTGAACAAAATTGTGCATCTGTTGAGTATAAAG CTCGAGGCAGCCGAAATGAGAATCGCCGAATTAGAAACTTGTGAATGTCGCAAACCATGTGTACAGTTTGATGAACGAAGTAATAACACAGTAATGAAAGTTGATGGATCAGTGTGGCAACACGAATGCCAAACGTGTACATGTTTG CGCGGTCAAGTAGAATGTTCACCGGTTAGATGCCCCCTAGTCGATTGCAAGTTTCCAATACGAAAACCTGGTGAATGTTGCGACACTTGTCAAA AACCATGCCGAGCCAAAGGTGATATTGTATTCGAACACGGTGACACAATAAATTTGGAACCATGCTTAACCTGCATTTGTCTCAATGGAGTTGTTAAGTGTGACAAAGTAGATGCACAAACTCAATGTCCAGTCTTAGAATGTGACATATCTGAACAATTTTCCGTACCAGATCAGTGTTGTAAATTTTGTCCAG ATGTGGACGAATGCTCGAGCGTCGGCGGACCAAATGGACACCACTGCGACGTGAACACGACTATTTGCGTGAACACCCCCGGATCGTACTCGTGCAAGTGCAACGCCGGGTACGCGCGTCTCAACAGGTTCGAATGTGTGGACGTCGACGAGTGCAGCAGCGCGGAACCGCCGTGTCACGTACACGCCGCTTGTGCCAACTCGCCGGGCAGCTACAGCTGCAAGTGCGCGGACGGCTACGAAGGGGATGGGTATACTTGCAGAC CTGTGTGCCAGCAAAAGTGTTTGAACGGCGGTGTGTGCACGCGGCCAGACGTGTGCTCGTGCCCGAACGCGTTCGAGGGGCCTGCTTGCGAGCTGGACGTGGATGAGTGTACCACAGGGGCGCACGGATGTCTAGGCCCCTCGTCCAGGTGCGTCAATATGGCTGGATGGTATTACTGTGCGTGTAGCCCGGGGTACCAAAACGTGATCATGTATCCGGCTTCGGCTGACATCGCCACCACAGCTACTAGTGACTTGAATGCAATGGAATCGGCCTGGTCGCCTTCGTTGGGCACAATGTGTCAAG ATATCGACGAATGCGCGACTAATAACCATACGTGTCATCCGACGGCTACATGTGTGAACACCGTAGGATCATATGAATGCAAATGCCCTACGACCCATGCCAATGCCGGTAACATCTCTTCGAAATGTAAATCGA GTTGTTTGTATAAGGACGGCAGTAACGCAGTGACGGAAGTGAATGACGGCGCCTGGTTCTCAAAAGATTGCACTAACTGCACGTGCACAAGTGGACGTTTACGTTGCTCACGAATTGAATGCGATTGCACAAACAATGACCATGTACAATCGATTTGTTGCGCTCATTGTAACGCACAAGCGTCATGCGTTCATCAGGAATTGACGAACGTGAGGTTCCGCAGTGGCCAACAATGGATATACCAGTGTCAGACATGCGAGTGTTTA ATGGGCCAAGTGGATTGCTGGCCAATGCAGTGTCCACCGATGCTGCCTGCGGGCGTGGGCAGTTGTAGCGACTCGACGGCAGCCACGTTTGCTGAATATAACAACCCGGTGGCCGATTGTTGCGCACCGAGATGCGATACCAAAGCCGTCGCGTTGGGTTCATCGGCAGCGACCACCACGACAGCGATGACCGCTGCTGATCCGTGTCTACAGCAGCAGCTACAGCTACAGCCACTTGATGATTACCGGCACCGCGGCGGTGAAGTAAACGACGAAGACGACGGCGACGATAACGACGACGGCGACAGCAACCACAGCAAAAACACCGACGACGGCAACAGAAATAACAGCAATAACACTACGCCGTCGCCCTTGGGCCAACCGTGTTTTTACGGCGGACGCGCCTATCAGTCGGGAGCCCGTTGGGACGATCCGGTGGATATGTGCACGTCGTGCGATTGCAAG GTGCCGCCGTACTGCGCCCAATCGGTGAGCAATATCGCGTGTTGTGTGCATCG gacGGAGTACTATGTTGTTCTTACAACGTGCACCACTGCAATAATAGTGCTATTGCCGGTGCATCAAATCAATCATCAACTACAGACGTCAACTATAATGTGTCTACTGATCAGCCTCATCACATTTCTAACGAAAATACCAGTAGTCAATCTACCGATACGAAATTACAGCCAGATGTTGTTAAACGGAGTCTTCGGCGTCGAAGACAAGCAAAAATGGTTAACAATGATGACAGTAACATTAGGGACACTGTCAATGTTACTTCTTttgaatatagtaataataacaataatagcttTAACAAAAAAGACTGGTGGTGGAGGAAAACAAGACGGCGAAAAAGAAGAAGGACTCAAAATACGAGTAGCCGTCGGAACCAAATTAATAGTGTTAGtagtgaaaaacattttaacagtaataataagtttatcaataattttggcattaatagtaaaaatgaagacaataatattaataataataacgataaccACCACGATAGAATTGTTGTAA